The Acidobacteriota bacterium genome has a segment encoding these proteins:
- a CDS encoding threonylcarbamoyl-AMP synthase: MQSHIVPRHPLQESARLAAEVVNTGGVVLIPTDTCYGLSAGAAAAEAIRRVEKLKGREGKPFNVLLKDVAALERVATSLPPCFERLRGVLVPGPLTLVVRSEKLSFSSDGTLAVRVPRNEFLEAVMEKVREEGIISTSANPSGGAEPYALDDVAKAILQGVDLSVDAGRLPPTPPSSILDLTKEPPALLREGAVSRARIEEVLRTAVA, from the coding sequence ATGCAGTCCCATATCGTCCCGCGGCATCCCCTTCAAGAGTCGGCGCGGCTGGCCGCCGAGGTGGTGAACACGGGCGGCGTCGTCCTCATTCCCACGGATACGTGCTACGGCCTCTCGGCTGGCGCGGCCGCCGCCGAGGCGATCCGGCGCGTGGAGAAACTGAAAGGCCGCGAGGGAAAACCCTTCAACGTCCTTCTCAAGGACGTCGCGGCGCTCGAGCGAGTTGCTACCTCCCTTCCGCCCTGCTTCGAGCGCCTGCGCGGCGTGCTCGTTCCGGGCCCCCTGACGTTGGTCGTTCGTTCGGAAAAACTTTCTTTCTCGTCCGATGGAACACTCGCGGTGCGCGTCCCCAGGAACGAATTTTTGGAGGCGGTCATGGAAAAAGTCCGGGAAGAGGGAATCATCTCTACGAGCGCCAATCCTTCGGGCGGGGCCGAGCCCTACGCTCTCGACGACGTGGCGAAAGCCATTCTCCAGGGCGTGGACCTGTCCGTGGACGCGGGAAGGCTTCCTCCGACGCCTCCTTCCTCCATTCTGGACCTGACGAAGGAGCCGCCCGCCCTCCTGCGCGAGGGCGCCGTTTCCAGGGCGAGGATCGAGGAGGTTCTTCGAACCGCGGTGGCGTAA
- a CDS encoding NAD(P)/FAD-dependent oxidoreductase, whose protein sequence is MSKQYDAIVIGGGHNGLTTAAYLAKSGKKVLVVEARHVLGGAAATEEIFPGFKYNTCAIQCDWLSDSVVRDLDLVKHGLEFLPRSSAAFAPMPDGRYLILHDEVEKAQKEIEKFSRKDAKKYPEYMDFVERLSGFVSPLIGAPAPDIADTSFSSTWGLLRTALRFRRLGKNDMYELMRLTTMSISDYLDEWFESDVVKAVIASLISGGPMLGPKSPGSAFFLLGYHTAVEWSGFPRGGIGAISEAIARSARSYGAEIRTEAPVARIIVKNGATAGVALESGEEISGKIVAASTDLHRTFLKLLDPSSLDPKFLWHVRNFRMNGASAKINLALSELPNFTCLPGDGPHLRGYMTGTHSMEHWERAYDDAKYGRFPRTPCFDLAIPSLLDPSLAPEGKYVADLFVQNTPYHLKEGNWNDRREELGDLVIEALSKYAPNVKKAILHRQVLTPLDLETVYGLTAGDICHGEITLDQDLSMRPVPGWAHYRMPVRNLYLCGSSAHPGGGISSVPGRLAALQILKDWSRGIAAA, encoded by the coding sequence ATGAGTAAACAGTACGATGCAATCGTCATAGGAGGAGGCCACAACGGCCTCACGACCGCCGCTTACCTTGCTAAAAGCGGAAAGAAGGTTCTGGTCGTCGAGGCGCGGCACGTCCTGGGCGGCGCGGCGGCGACGGAGGAGATTTTTCCGGGATTCAAATACAACACCTGCGCCATCCAATGCGATTGGCTGTCCGACTCCGTCGTCCGCGACCTGGATCTCGTAAAGCACGGCCTGGAATTCCTTCCCCGCAGTTCCGCTGCGTTCGCGCCCATGCCGGACGGAAGGTATCTCATATTGCATGACGAGGTGGAGAAAGCCCAGAAAGAGATAGAGAAATTTTCCAGGAAGGACGCGAAGAAGTACCCCGAGTATATGGATTTCGTTGAACGTCTCTCCGGTTTTGTCTCTCCGCTTATCGGTGCGCCGGCGCCGGACATCGCCGATACCAGCTTTTCCTCGACGTGGGGGTTGCTGCGCACGGCGCTTCGCTTCCGGAGGCTCGGCAAAAACGACATGTACGAGCTAATGCGGCTCACTACCATGAGCATATCGGACTATCTGGACGAGTGGTTTGAGTCGGACGTTGTGAAGGCCGTGATCGCCTCGCTCATATCCGGCGGCCCGATGTTGGGCCCGAAATCTCCGGGCTCGGCCTTTTTCCTGCTGGGTTACCACACGGCCGTCGAGTGGTCGGGCTTCCCGCGCGGAGGCATAGGCGCCATCAGCGAAGCCATCGCGAGGTCCGCAAGGAGCTACGGCGCAGAGATACGCACGGAGGCGCCCGTGGCGAGAATTATTGTCAAAAACGGCGCGACCGCCGGCGTGGCACTCGAAAGCGGCGAGGAGATTTCCGGAAAAATCGTTGCCGCAAGCACCGACCTGCACCGAACCTTTCTGAAGCTGCTCGATCCCTCTTCTCTCGATCCCAAGTTCCTGTGGCATGTCCGCAACTTCAGGATGAACGGGGCTTCGGCCAAGATAAACCTTGCCCTGAGCGAGCTTCCGAACTTCACGTGTCTTCCCGGGGACGGCCCGCACCTGCGGGGATACATGACGGGGACTCACAGCATGGAGCACTGGGAGCGTGCCTACGACGACGCCAAGTACGGCCGCTTCCCGAGGACGCCTTGCTTCGACTTGGCCATCCCCTCTCTCCTCGACCCGAGCCTCGCTCCCGAGGGCAAGTACGTTGCGGACCTTTTCGTCCAGAACACCCCGTACCATCTCAAGGAAGGGAACTGGAACGACCGGCGCGAGGAGCTGGGAGACCTGGTCATCGAAGCCCTCTCGAAGTACGCCCCCAACGTCAAGAAAGCCATCCTTCACCGCCAGGTGCTGACGCCTCTCGATCTCGAAACCGTCTACGGCCTCACCGCCGGGGATATCTGCCACGGAGAGATTACTCTCGACCAGGATCTATCCATGCGACCCGTGCCCGGCTGGGCGCACTACCGCATGCCGGTCAGGAACCTTTACCTTTGCGGCTCGAGCGCGCACCCCGGAGGCGGCATCTCGTCCGTGCCTGGCCGGCTCGCCGCACTCCAGATCCTCAAGGACTGGAGCAGGGGCATCGCCGCCGCGTAG
- a CDS encoding ribonuclease HI family protein produces MTAYIDGASRGNPGESGFGVIAMLAPDAPAGEDGSPARADSGAGTDREVELYGYLGRATNNRAEYCALLAALAYARAAGARTLLVRSDSELLVKQVKGLYRVQNEHLKPLHAEAVKQAARFERFEISHIPRKENKRADRLANIAVNLKKNSFPGILPFEKLPFVP; encoded by the coding sequence CTGACAGCTTACATCGACGGCGCTTCGCGCGGCAATCCCGGCGAATCGGGCTTCGGCGTCATCGCCATGCTTGCCCCGGATGCCCCGGCGGGGGAAGACGGAAGCCCCGCCCGCGCCGACTCGGGCGCCGGTACGGACAGGGAGGTCGAATTGTACGGTTATCTCGGCCGCGCCACGAACAACCGCGCCGAATACTGCGCGCTCCTCGCGGCGCTCGCCTACGCCCGGGCCGCTGGGGCGCGGACGCTTCTCGTGCGCTCCGACTCGGAGCTTCTGGTCAAGCAGGTGAAGGGCCTCTACCGCGTGCAGAACGAGCACCTCAAGCCCCTGCACGCCGAGGCCGTCAAGCAGGCGGCGCGGTTCGAGCGCTTCGAGATTTCCCACATCCCGCGCAAGGAGAACAAGCGCGCCGACCGGCTGGCGAACATAGCCGTGAACCTGAAGAAAAACTCCTTCCCCGGAATTCTCCCGTTCGAGAAACTTCCGTTTGTCCCCTGA
- a CDS encoding biotin--[acetyl-CoA-carboxylase] ligase → MRAILVWLMFLSPFSEKALRRALERRGASFIQDVFVFESVGSTNDEAKRLAQGGAPEGTLVAADEQTAGRGRGENSWLSPKGKGIYASLVLRPALEPSRGGELSLLVGAAAAEALSEETALRVEVKWPNDLVIHGQKVGGILVEAAAGDRVLEYAVAGIGVNVSFERRELRGAHVPATSLALEKGDVPPREEILAAVAARLGQSYHEYQERGFSHLKNLMETVATHRRGDALALQTDAGIRRGAYEGIEEGGLLRLRFGDGSVKTFDSDGEAHALRPSPGPASEGRASTP, encoded by the coding sequence GTGCGTGCTATTCTAGTCTGGCTTATGTTCCTGTCGCCGTTTTCTGAAAAAGCCCTCCGGCGGGCGCTCGAGCGGCGCGGCGCGAGTTTTATCCAGGATGTTTTCGTCTTTGAGAGCGTCGGCTCGACGAACGACGAGGCGAAGCGCCTGGCGCAGGGCGGTGCGCCCGAGGGGACGCTCGTCGCGGCGGACGAGCAGACCGCCGGGCGCGGCCGGGGGGAGAATTCCTGGCTCTCGCCCAAGGGCAAGGGGATCTACGCATCGCTCGTCCTGCGGCCCGCCCTCGAGCCCTCGCGCGGGGGGGAGCTGAGCCTTCTCGTCGGCGCGGCCGCCGCCGAAGCCCTCTCGGAAGAGACGGCGCTCCGGGTGGAAGTCAAGTGGCCGAACGACCTCGTGATTCACGGGCAGAAAGTGGGCGGCATCCTGGTCGAGGCGGCGGCGGGCGACCGCGTGCTCGAATACGCCGTCGCGGGAATCGGGGTAAACGTTTCTTTCGAGCGCAGGGAACTGCGCGGCGCGCACGTTCCCGCGACGTCGCTTGCTCTCGAAAAAGGGGATGTGCCGCCGCGCGAGGAAATCCTGGCCGCCGTGGCCGCCCGGCTCGGCCAGAGCTACCACGAATACCAAGAGCGGGGCTTTTCCCATTTGAAGAATCTTATGGAAACCGTGGCGACGCATCGGCGCGGCGACGCGCTCGCGCTCCAAACGGATGCGGGTATCCGGCGCGGCGCCTACGAGGGCATCGAGGAGGGCGGCCTGCTGCGCCTCCGCTTCGGGGACGGCTCCGTGAAAACCTTCGACTCGGACGGGGAGGCGCACGCGCTTCGCCCGAGCCCCGGCCCCGCTTCGGAGGGGCGGGCAAGCACGCCGTGA
- the thiL gene encoding thiamine-phosphate kinase, which yields MRRLSEDTVIREMMRRLRSDPSVRVPLGDDAAAVRVSPKRVLVATTDHMAEGVHFERKLCPPLLLGRKLVLTNLSDMSAMGAEPRWALVNAALPGDIAFSWVQELLRGVRREARRHGVVLLGGDTTASRKGVFLSLTLLGEADPRRCLRRTGAGPGALVFVSGALGASAAGLRALRRSGGYGRLRGVRRRLAGRHLLPPVRLALARALASKNLARAAMDLSDGLSVDLERFCAANRAGAVLRESSIPVDPAVRCAFPGDALSLALHGGEDYELLFAAPARKRREVLALGKKLKIPLAEIGKLTRAGGILLVGEDGRKRPLSSRKGFQHFGK from the coding sequence ATGCGCCGCCTGAGCGAAGACACCGTCATCCGGGAAATGATGCGCCGCCTCCGCAGCGATCCCTCCGTCCGGGTTCCACTCGGCGACGACGCGGCGGCCGTGCGCGTTTCCCCGAAGCGCGTGCTCGTCGCGACGACGGACCACATGGCCGAGGGCGTGCACTTCGAGCGAAAGCTGTGCCCTCCCCTGCTCCTGGGCCGAAAGCTGGTGCTGACGAACCTGAGCGACATGAGCGCCATGGGCGCCGAGCCGCGCTGGGCGCTCGTGAACGCGGCGCTCCCGGGAGATATCGCCTTCTCGTGGGTTCAGGAGCTCCTGCGCGGCGTGCGGCGGGAAGCCCGAAGGCACGGCGTCGTTCTCCTCGGGGGCGACACCACGGCATCGCGGAAGGGGGTTTTCCTTTCGCTCACGCTCCTCGGGGAGGCGGACCCGCGCCGCTGTCTGCGGCGCACCGGCGCGGGGCCTGGTGCGCTCGTCTTTGTTTCGGGCGCGCTGGGGGCGTCCGCCGCCGGGCTTCGCGCGCTTCGCCGAAGCGGCGGCTACGGTCGCCTGCGGGGCGTTCGGCGTCGGCTGGCCGGGCGCCACCTGCTTCCGCCCGTGCGCCTTGCGCTCGCGCGCGCGCTGGCAAGTAAGAATCTCGCGCGCGCCGCCATGGACCTGAGCGACGGCCTCTCGGTGGACCTGGAGCGGTTCTGTGCGGCAAACCGGGCCGGCGCCGTGCTGCGCGAGAGCTCCATTCCCGTGGACCCCGCCGTCCGGTGCGCGTTTCCCGGGGACGCGCTCTCGCTCGCGCTCCACGGGGGCGAGGACTACGAGCTGCTTTTCGCAGCGCCCGCGCGGAAGCGCCGCGAGGTGCTCGCGCTCGGAAAGAAGCTGAAGATTCCACTCGCTGAAATCGGAAAGCTGACCCGCGCCGGGGGCATACTCCTCGTCGGGGAGGACGGCCGCAAGCGGCCGCTTTCCTCCAGGAAGGGCTTCCAGCACTTCGGGAAGTGA
- a CDS encoding DUF167 domain-containing protein, with translation MKISLHVKPRSKEEHVERSADGSYVVRVKEPPVEGRANDAVRRALARHFGVAPSRVRVLRGHKGRRKVAEIQA, from the coding sequence ATGAAAATTTCCCTCCACGTCAAGCCCCGCTCGAAGGAGGAGCACGTCGAGCGCTCGGCGGACGGAAGCTACGTCGTGCGCGTCAAGGAGCCGCCCGTCGAGGGCCGCGCGAACGACGCGGTGCGCCGCGCCCTGGCGCGGCACTTCGGCGTGGCGCCCTCCCGCGTGCGCGTCCTCCGGGGACACAAGGGCCGCCGCAAGGTCGCGGAGATTCAGGCCTAG
- a CDS encoding type III pantothenate kinase: protein MLLAVDVGNTQTVFGVFEGKTLAASLRVATDLQKTEDEYALLLDAFLAQRDRKGKVQGVAIANVVPPLAPAFEALARRRFGVEPLVVRAGVKTGVPILYDNPLEVGADRIVNAVAVCQLYRAPAIVVDFGTATTFDVITAKNEYAGGIIAPGLTLSAETLFAHASRLPRVEIAPPSKTVATNTIESIQAGLYHGYVGLVEGVLEKIREERKEDFFVVATGGQASLIAPSVSAIEKVDLDLTLQGLRILYEKNRS, encoded by the coding sequence ATGCTTTTGGCCGTAGATGTCGGAAACACGCAGACGGTTTTCGGGGTCTTCGAGGGCAAGACGCTCGCCGCCTCCCTGCGCGTGGCGACCGACCTTCAAAAAACCGAGGACGAGTACGCGCTTCTCCTGGACGCGTTTCTTGCGCAGCGCGACCGGAAAGGCAAGGTACAGGGCGTGGCCATCGCAAACGTCGTGCCGCCGCTTGCGCCCGCGTTCGAGGCGCTGGCGAGGCGGCGCTTCGGCGTAGAGCCGCTCGTTGTGCGTGCCGGCGTCAAGACCGGCGTCCCCATCCTCTACGACAACCCTCTCGAAGTGGGCGCCGACCGCATCGTGAACGCCGTGGCCGTCTGCCAGCTCTACCGCGCCCCGGCCATCGTCGTGGACTTCGGCACGGCGACCACGTTCGACGTCATCACGGCCAAGAATGAATACGCCGGCGGGATCATCGCGCCCGGCCTCACGCTTTCGGCGGAGACGCTTTTCGCGCACGCCTCGCGCCTTCCCCGCGTCGAGATCGCGCCCCCCTCGAAAACGGTCGCAACCAACACCATCGAAAGCATCCAGGCCGGCCTCTACCACGGCTACGTCGGTCTCGTCGAGGGCGTTCTCGAAAAAATTCGCGAGGAGCGCAAAGAGGATTTCTTCGTCGTCGCCACGGGCGGCCAGGCTTCCCTCATCGCCCCCTCGGTGTCGGCCATCGAGAAAGTGGACCTGGACTTGACGCTTCAGGGGCTGCGCATCCTCTATGAGAAGAACCGCTCCTAA
- a CDS encoding phosphoglucomutase/phosphomannomutase family protein, producing MKRKSSIRFGTDGWRAVLGEEFTFENVARVAVAVAAVFKRRAASRPAGGGKILVGYDNRFLADSFAREAARVLRGRGLDARLSRAAVPTPAASLFLHRKGWLGAVLLTASHNPPSFGGFKVKVYPGASADDSFARAVERAIPTRPPRPSREAPPGVDVMPAYLGALRKFADMRVIRRAGLRVAVDSMHGTGERIIETLLRGGGTEVTTLRAGRDPLFGGGSPEPVPENLAELARTVRRGKFDVGIALDGDADRLALLDARGGFVSPQSVMAVLADELLRVRGEAGDVAKTYAGTEHLDRIAEKFGRRCRVTPVGFKHISRLMRQGRVLMGGEEAGGIGISSYMSDRDGIAVALLVLEIMARRRKSLRALVGEIARRYGPLHYRRVDLPAPAGAGAELSRALFEKIMACRGRFRLGGKRFPGYDAPMAGVETLDGVKCFFHDGAWLLFRTSGTEPLLRVYAEAPAKKKLEALIKAGKKNVREVVLKRVAGVR from the coding sequence GTGAAGCGGAAATCTTCCATCCGCTTCGGCACGGACGGCTGGCGGGCCGTCCTGGGCGAAGAGTTCACGTTTGAGAACGTCGCGCGCGTCGCGGTGGCCGTCGCGGCGGTTTTCAAGCGCCGGGCGGCGTCCCGTCCCGCCGGGGGCGGAAAAATTCTCGTGGGCTACGACAACCGCTTCCTGGCCGACTCGTTCGCGCGCGAGGCGGCCCGGGTGTTGCGCGGCAGGGGCCTCGACGCCCGCCTTTCGAGGGCCGCCGTCCCGACGCCCGCCGCGTCGCTTTTCCTTCACCGGAAAGGCTGGCTCGGCGCCGTGCTCCTCACGGCGAGCCACAACCCGCCGTCGTTCGGCGGATTCAAGGTTAAAGTCTATCCCGGCGCAAGCGCCGACGACTCGTTCGCTCGCGCCGTGGAGCGTGCGATTCCCACGCGGCCGCCCCGGCCGAGCCGTGAAGCGCCGCCCGGGGTGGACGTGATGCCCGCGTACCTCGGGGCGCTTCGGAAATTCGCCGACATGCGCGTCATCCGCCGGGCGGGGCTTCGCGTCGCCGTCGATTCCATGCACGGCACCGGCGAGCGGATCATCGAAACGCTGCTTCGCGGAGGAGGCACGGAGGTGACCACGCTTCGGGCCGGGCGCGACCCTCTCTTTGGCGGCGGGTCGCCCGAGCCCGTGCCCGAGAACCTGGCGGAGCTCGCACGCACGGTGCGTCGTGGAAAATTCGACGTCGGCATCGCGCTCGACGGCGACGCCGACCGCCTGGCACTGCTCGACGCGCGCGGCGGGTTCGTGAGTCCGCAGAGCGTCATGGCCGTCCTTGCCGACGAGCTCCTGCGCGTGCGCGGCGAAGCGGGCGACGTGGCGAAAACCTACGCGGGCACGGAGCACCTCGACCGCATCGCCGAAAAATTCGGGCGGCGCTGCCGCGTGACGCCCGTCGGGTTCAAGCACATCTCGCGCCTCATGCGGCAGGGCCGCGTTCTTATGGGAGGCGAGGAGGCGGGCGGCATCGGAATTTCCTCTTACATGAGCGACCGCGACGGAATCGCCGTCGCCCTTCTCGTCCTCGAGATCATGGCGCGCCGCCGGAAATCGCTTCGCGCGCTCGTGGGAGAAATCGCGCGCCGCTACGGGCCGCTCCACTACCGCCGCGTGGATTTACCCGCTCCCGCCGGGGCGGGGGCGGAGCTCTCGCGGGCGCTTTTTGAAAAAATCATGGCCTGCCGGGGACGGTTCCGCCTGGGCGGAAAGCGCTTTCCCGGCTACGACGCGCCCATGGCGGGCGTCGAGACCCTTGACGGCGTGAAATGCTTCTTCCATGACGGCGCATGGCTTCTCTTCCGCACCTCCGGGACCGAGCCCCTCCTTCGCGTCTATGCCGAGGCGCCGGCGAAGAAGAAATTGGAAGCGCTGATCAAGGCGGGGAAGAAAAACGTTCGGGAGGTTGTTCTGAAAAGAGTGGCCGGCGTTCGCTAG
- a CDS encoding polysaccharide deacetylase family protein has product MPASKPKAKKEKFFCITHPTRRARRRCYFCRRPLCPRCQFRLSGHIFCGALCHNRYQRWVRREHWRKTAARVAAHPAARWTAMGLALAVLAVTAYLSLTVLRSSELYAENELAAVPVMPELDVDDARWSLPGLIRLTEPADRSETTRSLVPVRGEAPAGAIVGLYLNGELLDAALAADGTFSFDEVPLPKDANTVQVRYYDRYGTSAYSNAALVFARGRTAQKPRPMRVAETPEEISRAANHIVRGSRAVRVVYLTFDGGSSANVAEETLRMLAQHRVRATMFLTGRFIERYPYIVRLIVQDGHEVGNHTDSHPHLTTFAANRRHQTLNGVSRAFLHDQLQKTSALFEEATGQEMQKMWRAPFGEHNHEIRRWAEELGYIHVGWTIDSLDWVAKRDSHLYAPMRSILERLLSFGEEARWGASGSIVLMHLGTERSPPERLPEILPDLIEGYRARGYRFGLASELLPRRRP; this is encoded by the coding sequence ATGCCCGCCTCGAAACCCAAGGCGAAGAAAGAAAAGTTTTTCTGCATCACGCACCCGACGCGGCGAGCGCGCAGGCGGTGCTACTTCTGCCGCCGGCCGCTCTGCCCGCGCTGCCAGTTTCGCCTTTCGGGTCACATCTTCTGCGGCGCTCTCTGCCACAACCGCTACCAGCGGTGGGTGCGGCGCGAGCACTGGCGCAAAACGGCCGCGCGCGTCGCGGCGCACCCGGCGGCGCGCTGGACCGCGATGGGCCTCGCGCTCGCGGTGCTTGCCGTGACGGCGTATCTCTCGCTCACGGTGCTCCGCTCGAGTGAGCTCTACGCCGAGAATGAACTTGCAGCCGTCCCCGTCATGCCGGAACTCGACGTGGACGACGCGCGGTGGAGTCTTCCCGGCCTCATTCGCCTCACGGAGCCCGCCGACCGCTCGGAAACGACGCGCTCCCTCGTTCCCGTGCGCGGCGAAGCCCCCGCCGGGGCCATCGTGGGGCTTTACCTGAACGGCGAGCTTCTCGACGCGGCGCTCGCGGCGGACGGCACGTTCTCGTTCGACGAGGTGCCGCTCCCGAAGGACGCCAATACGGTTCAAGTGCGCTACTACGACCGCTACGGCACGAGCGCCTATTCAAACGCCGCCCTGGTCTTTGCGAGGGGGCGCACCGCTCAAAAGCCGCGCCCCATGAGGGTGGCCGAAACGCCTGAGGAAATTTCCCGGGCCGCAAACCACATCGTCCGGGGCTCCCGGGCGGTGCGTGTCGTATACCTGACGTTCGACGGCGGCTCCAGCGCAAACGTTGCCGAGGAAACTCTTCGCATGCTGGCGCAGCATCGGGTGCGTGCGACGATGTTCCTCACGGGGCGGTTCATCGAGCGCTATCCGTACATCGTGCGCCTCATTGTGCAGGACGGCCATGAGGTCGGAAACCACACCGACTCGCATCCGCATCTTACCACCTTCGCCGCAAACCGTCGCCACCAGACGCTGAACGGGGTGTCGCGCGCGTTCCTGCATGACCAGCTTCAAAAGACGAGCGCGCTCTTTGAAGAGGCGACGGGGCAAGAAATGCAAAAGATGTGGCGCGCGCCCTTCGGCGAGCACAACCATGAAATCCGGCGCTGGGCGGAAGAGCTCGGCTACATCCACGTGGGCTGGACAATCGACTCGCTCGACTGGGTCGCCAAGCGCGACTCGCACCTCTACGCCCCCATGCGAAGTATTCTCGAGCGCCTGCTTTCCTTCGGCGAGGAAGCCCGCTGGGGCGCAAGCGGCAGCATCGTTCTGATGCACCTGGGCACCGAGCGCTCGCCTCCCGAGCGCCTGCCCGAGATTCTTCCCGATTTGATTGAGGGCTACCGCGCGCGCGGTTACCGCTTCGGCCTCGCGAGCGAGCTGCTTCCCCGACGACGGCCGTGA
- a CDS encoding YggS family pyridoxal phosphate-dependent enzyme has protein sequence MELSRRIEEVRERIGRACDRARRRAEDVELVAVSKTFPPETVRAAHAAGLRVFGENRVEEALPKMEALREISVAWHMVGQVQTRKARDLVGRFALVHSLDREKLAKELQKRAEAAGVEHVPVLAQVDFSDRAERAGVAPENLLAFLEALASCPRVAVEGLMTLPPYDPDPEKTRPFFVRLRELAERARERNFPHVSMRHLSMGMTEDFQIAIEEGATLVRVGRAIFGERQG, from the coding sequence GTGGAGCTTTCAAGGCGCATCGAAGAGGTTCGAGAGCGCATCGGGCGCGCCTGCGACCGCGCGAGGCGCCGCGCGGAGGACGTGGAGCTCGTCGCCGTGTCGAAAACCTTTCCTCCCGAAACCGTCCGCGCCGCCCACGCGGCGGGCCTGCGCGTCTTCGGAGAGAACCGCGTCGAGGAGGCGCTCCCCAAGATGGAGGCGCTTCGGGAAATTTCCGTCGCGTGGCACATGGTGGGGCAGGTGCAGACCCGGAAGGCGCGCGACCTCGTGGGGCGCTTCGCCCTGGTGCACTCGCTCGACCGCGAAAAGCTTGCGAAGGAACTTCAAAAGCGCGCCGAGGCCGCGGGCGTGGAGCACGTGCCCGTCCTGGCGCAGGTGGATTTTTCGGACAGGGCGGAGCGGGCGGGCGTCGCTCCAGAGAATCTCCTGGCGTTCCTCGAAGCGCTTGCCTCCTGTCCGCGCGTCGCCGTCGAGGGACTCATGACGCTTCCTCCCTACGACCCCGACCCCGAAAAGACGCGCCCCTTCTTCGTCCGCCTGCGCGAGCTCGCGGAGCGGGCGCGAGAAAGAAATTTTCCGCACGTTTCGATGCGCCACCTCTCGATGGGCATGACGGAGGATTTTCAGATTGCGATCGAGGAAGGTGCCACGCTTGTCCGGGTTGGGCGGGCTATCTTCGGGGAGAGGCAGGGCTAG